In Mycolicibacterium nivoides, the DNA window CCCTGAGCATCCCGGGCAACCTGGTCAAGACGACGACGCTCCCAGCTGAAGGACCGGCTGCGCCACCGGTCTATCGCTATCAATGCCTGCGCGTCATCGAGGCGCACGGCGGCCGCTACGTGCTGGTGCCGGCCAAGTGGTCCAGGGAGCGCGGCTACGCGATCACGGTGGCGCCGGACGCGACGCACCGCATCACGGGTGTCGTGAACTCGACTCCTGTCGGGCGGGGACCCAACATCGACCCGTACTGGCAGTGCCCGGAGGTGGTGCGGGTCTTTCAGCAGCCCGACCTCGAACCCGTCCTGATCGGACCCGACGCCGCGCAGACGATGGTAGGCGCCGTCGGCCTCAACACCACCGGGCCCGACACCAACACCGATTCCACACCGGCCACCGGCAATTCCACATCGCCGAAAGGTTGTGCCCCCGAGGACGATCCATCGGCGATCCCGTCCGCACTGCCGCCCTATCCGGCGACCGTACCGGCCACACGGGAACGCCAGTTTACCGCTGACGGCCCTTCCGGTCGGGTGTGGATGCGGCAACGTGCCATGACCTTCTCCGACCCGGCCGAGGCCGAAGATTTCATGGCCTCCGTCCAAGATCACTGGGGCTACTGCGCGGGAAAGGTGGCCTCGGCGAACCGGCACGGCGAGATGCAGCCCCGGGCACTCGGTACGCCAGGACTGCAGGAAGGTGTTCTGACGGTGTCCGATTCGGCGCCGTCGGCCAACGCGGCGGACTGCGCCCAAGCCCTGGCCGCCAAATCGAACATCGTCGTCGCGGTCGATGTGTGCGGAACAAAGGAACCATCGCGTGCCGTCGCAGTCGCCTATGCGATGCGCGACCGGATACCCACCGACTAGGGCAGTGTGGCGGCCACCGCCCACAGCGCGGCCAGATCCTCCGGCTCGGTCCGGATCGGGCTGAGCGCCACATCGGTGGCCCCGGCGTCGAGGTAGCGCTGCAACTGCTCGCGAACTTGCGCCGCCGACCCGACGGCCGCCAGTTCAGCGACACTGGAAACCTGTTCGCGGGCAATGACTTTCTGATACGACGGAATGGTCTCGTAGAACGCCAGTTGCTGCGCGGCGGCGCTACGGGCGGCGTCCGCGTCGTCGGCGACAAGCGCCGGCACCATGGCCACCACCCGGGGTTGTGGCCGGCCGACCGCCGTAGCCGCCGCGGTGATCGTCGGGACGATAAATTCCCCCACCGTGCGCGGCCCGGCGAGATACGGCAATGTTCCATCGGCCAATTCACCGGTCACCCGAAGGGCTTTCGGCCCCATCGCGGCGACATACACCGGGACTGGGGTACCACCGGGCACGTGCACCGGCCACTCGGGGTTCGCGGTGAACGCGCTGCCGTGGAAGTCGACGGTGCGTTCATCGAAAATCGCCCGCAGCACCTGCAGGTGTTCACGTAGCCGGCCCACCGGATCAGGCCAGACGGTGCCGAAGGCCTGGTGCTCAGGTGCGTGCGAGCCCAGACCGAGTCCCAGCGTGAAGTTGCCGTGCGCCGCGGCCTGCGCCGTCTGCGCGGCAGACGCCACCAGCAGTGGGTGACGGGGATTGACCGGCACCACCGATGTGCCCACGCCGAGACCGGGCACCGCGGCCCCGATCAGCGCGGCCAACGTGATGGCGTCGACGTCGAACTGCTGGGCCAGCCAGATCTGACGGACCCCGGCCGCGTACGCGGTGCGGGCCTGTGAGATCGCGGCATCGACGACGTTGGGGGCGGACGGGTTCAGGGTGAGGACGACTCCGGTCGGCATACCGGCACCAACCGGCGCGGAGGTCCGGGCTATTCCGTTCTGCTCACGATGCGCCATACCCGCGACACGGCAGGTCCTGCTGCTAGACCTACCGCTGGCGTGAACTACTCATGACACGCTGACGCAACCGCTCGATGGCGACGTCGAGGACGATCTTCCTCGCGCGCTTGATGAGGAACTCCGGGATCGGCATCGCGAGGTCGACGATGATGTCGAACCGGACCCGCGTCTTGTCCACCTCGGGTGTCAGGTTGTATTCGATGTGCTGCCCGCGTTGCTGCAGGTTGGGTTCGGCATCCCACACCATCCAGTAGTCGCCCCAGTGATATTCGAGTAGCTCTTTGTCCGTGATACCCAGCAAGCGCATCGTTGCCTTGACGTGGTGGGGCCTGCCGTCCGGATAGCGATCGATGACCTCGACGTTGCGGTGCACCGCAGACCAGGTCGGCAGCGCGTCGACATCGGCGAGCACCTCCATGATCGCCTCCGGCGAGGCGTCGAAGACCACCTCGCGTGATGCCTGAACCGCCACGTCTCCGAATCTAGCGAAGCGTGCCGCCCATGGCGGTGGTTCTGCGATGCAAACCAGGGACGGTTAGCTGGGTTGCCGGGCGACGATCACCGGAGCGGTGGCGGAATGCACCACCGCGGAACTGACCGAGCCGAGCAGCAACCCGGTGAAACCACCGCGTCCGCGATTGCCGACAACCACCAGCTGCGCGGTTTCGGCCTGGGCCAGCAGCTGCCGGGCCGGCTTGTCGGGCATGACCACCCGTCGCACCGCCACATCGGGATAGCGCTCGCACCACCCGGCCAACTGCTCGGCGAGCGCACGCTCGGCCTCAGAGCTCAGGTCTTCCCACTTCACGTCGGGAAACTCGAAGTTCAGATCGGTCCAGGTGTGCACCACCACGAGCTCCACACCGCGGCGTGACGCCTCATCGAAGGCGATTTCGGTGGCGTACTCGGACGCACGCGACCCGTCGACACCGACCACAACGGGCCCGTCCGCCGGATGGTCGTTGTCGGGGATCACCGCGACCGGTCCGTGGGCATGAGCCGCGAGGCTCGAGCTGACCGAGCCGAGCAACCGGCGACCCCATTTGCTCAGACCGCGGGAACCCACGACCACCAGATCGGCATTCCGCGAGTAGTCGATCAGTGTGGCCACCGCGTGCCCGGGAACCGCCTTCGCGATGATCCGGGGCTCCTGGTGGCCGGCGATGGTCTCAACCGCAACGCGGCGCGCATCGTCGAGGACCTCCTGGCCGCGCTGATCCTGATAATCCCAATAGTCCTGGGGCAACGCGACATCCAACCAGACCGGTGACGCAGCGCCGGGGAGCGCGTGCACCAGAGTGAGCCCGACGCCCCGCAACACGGCGGCTCGAGCCGCCCAGGCCACGGCGGCGTCCGACGAGGGCGACCCGTCGACCCCGACGACGATGCCGTGGCGGACGTCATGTTCACTCATGCGAATCTCCTTGTGGCTCAGCACGGCAGATCAGCACCGGCACCGGGCTGTGGTGCAGCAGGTTCAGGCTGGTCGACCCGAGGAACACACCGGCCAGGGCGTTGCGGCCCCGAGATCCGACCACCACGAGTCCCGAGTCGCCGACATGCTTCAGCAGCGCCTTGCCGGGCGACTCCGGCTCGACGAAACACTTGGCGTCGACGCCCGGGTGGCGCTTGTTGTGGACGTCGACGACCTCAGTGAGATCGGCCAGTTCGGCGGACTCGATGCCGTCCCAGTCGATCAGCAGCGGGATGGTCACACCGGTCTCGGCCGGTGCCGCCAGAGACAACGAGCGCACGGCGTTGACCGCCAGCCCGAACTGATCGGCGAACTCGAATGCCGTCTCCAGCGCGGCCTGGGCGGCAGGGCTGTCGTCGACCCCGACGACGACGGGGCCGTCACCCGGAGCCACCTTCTCGCCACGGAAGGCGACCACCGGGCACGCCGCCCGGGTCGCCACGGACAGCGCCGTCGACCCGAGCAGCAGCGCCGCGGCCGGGGTCACCTTCTTACCGCCGAGGACGACGAGACGCGCGTCGGCGCTGGCGTCGATCAGCACCTGGTCGGCGGGCTCGTTGAACGAGACCGTGGACACCGACAGGTCGGGATGATCGCCACGCACGGCTTCATCGGCGGCCTTGAGGAACGCCTCGGCCATGTCGCGCTGATAGGACATCATCGCCGCGGTGAACGCGGCCGCGGTCTGCGTCAGATTGCGGCCGACGGACGGTAGTGCGTGCACGATGCGCAGCGGTACGCCGAACCGCGCGGCGACCGCACCTGCCCACCGGGCCGCATCAAGCGCGCCATCACTGCCGTCGATTCCAACCACTACGGGAGCGTTCGAGGAAGTCACTCCTTCATCGTGGCCGCTGAGCGTCACTATGGCCAGGGACCAAAGACTCTAAGTGCCAATCAGGTCCAGCCGATGTCGGCGATGTCGGTGCTCGACTGCGGCGGTTGGCCTGGTGTTCCCGGCGCGGTCCGGGAGAACCGCGGAGCCGGAGCGGCCTGCGCGACACCGTCGACGGTGATCAGCGTCGACCGGTCCAGCAGATGCTCACTCTCGGCCGCCTCGCCCCAGGTGAGCACCGGTGTCACGCAGGCGTCGGTGCCCGCGAAGATCGCGGTCCACTCGTCGCGGGTCTTACTGGCGAACCGCTCGGTGAAGATGGCGCGCATCTCGTCGTAGCGGGCCAGCTCGAACTGCCCGGGGATCTCGCCGGCGTCCAGGCCCAGACCGGCAACCAACTGCGCGAAGAACTGAGGCTCGATCGACCCGACCGCCATGTAACCGCCGTCGGAGGTCTCGTAGGTCCGGTAGTACGGGGCACCGCCGTCGAGCAGGAAGGACTCGCGTTCGTCACGCAACGATCCGGTGGCCCGCATGGTCCACATCATCTGCGACAGCATGCTGACCCCGTCGACCATCGCGGCATCGATGACCTGGCCCTTGCCGGAACGCTCCCGCTCGTACAGCGCGGTGACGATACCGATGACGACGAGCATCGAGCCACCGCCGAAATCGGCGACGAGGTTCAGCGGCGCCACCGGCGGGCGGTCGCGGTAACCGATCGCCGACAAGGCGCCCGTCTGCGACAGGTAGTTGATGTCGTGGCCGGCCGTGGTGGCCAGCGGCCCGTCCTGGCCCCAGCCGGTGATCCGGGCGAAGACCAGCCGCGGGTTGACGGCCTCGCACTCCGCCGGGCCGATGCCGAGGCGCTCACAGGTGCCGGGCCGGAAACAGTCCAACAGCACATCGGCTTTGGCGACCAGATCCAGCAGCTTGCCGGGTTCGCTCTTCACGTCGAGATCGACGATGCGCTTGCCGCGGTGCAGCAGGTCGACGTTCTCGGCGGGCATGGTCAGGCCACCCGGTCGGCGCACCCGCACCACGTCGGCGCCCAGGTCCGACAGCATCATCGCGGCGTGTGGCCCGGGGCCGATGCCGCCGAGTTCGATAACTCGCACTCCGGCGAGCGGTCCGGTGTTGGTCATGCGAGGCACACTAGGGGATGGGCGAAAACCTCTACACCGTCGGTGACTATCTGCTGGACCGCCTCGCGGAACTCGGGGTGACCGAGGTCTTCGGCGTCCCCGGCGACTATCAGCTGGAATTCCTCGACCACATCCTGGCTCACCCGCAGATGAACTGGATCGGTGGCGCCAACGAGCTCAACGCCGGCTACGCGGCCGACGGCTACGGCCGGCTGCGCGGGATGGCCGCCCTGGTCACCACATTCGGGGTCGGCGAATTGTCAGCTGCCAACGCGGTCGCGGGCAGTTACGCCGAACACGTCCCGGTGGTGCACATCGTCGGTGCACCGTCGAAGGATTCCCAGGGCGCACGGCGCATCGTGCACCACACCCTCGGCGACGGTGACTTCGAACATTTCCTGCGGATGAGCCGCGAGATCACCTGTGCACAGGCCAATCTCGCGCCCGCGACGGCGACCCGCGAGATCGACCGGGTGCTCTCGGAGGTCCGTGAGCAGAAGCGGCCCGGCTACCTGCTGATCGCCACGGATGTGGCCCGGTTCCCCACCGAACCTCCCGCCGCACCGCTGCCCCGCTACACCGGTGGCACGAGTCCGCGCGCCCTCTCCATGTTCACCGCGGCGGCCGCCGAGCTGATCGGTGACCACCGGCTGACCGTGCTCGCCGACTTCCTGGTACACCGGCTGGACTGCGTCGACGAACTCAGCGCACTGCTGGCGGCCGACACCGTCGGCCACGCGACGCTGATGTGGGGGAAGAGCCTGGTCGACGAGAGCTCGCCGAACTATCTGGGCATCTACGCCGGTGCGGCCAGCGAGGATTCGGTGCGCGAGGCGATCGAGGACGCGCCCGTGCTGGTGACCGCGGGAGTGTTGTTCACCGACATGGTCAGCGGGTTCTTCAGCCAACGTATCGACCCGGCGCGCACCATCGACATCGGCGTCAACCAGAGTGTGGTGTCCGGGCAGGTGTTCGCCCCACTGGACATGTCGGCCGCACTCGACGCCATCACCGCCATCCTCACCGAACGCGGCATCACCTCACCGGCTCTGCCTGCGGTCCCGACGCGTACGCACGCCGACCCACCGGCACAGGAGGCCGCCCTGACCCAGGAATACCTGTGGGACAGGCTTTCTGAGGCGCTGACGCCGGGCAACGTGGTGCTCGCCGATCAGGGCACGTCGTTCTATGGGATGGCCGGGCACCGGTTGCCCTCCGGGGTGACGTTCATCGGCCAACCTCTGTGGGGCTCGATCGGCTACACCCTTCCTGCCGCGCTCGGCGCCGGGCTGGCCGACCGGGACCGCCGCACGGTGTTGCTCATCGGTGACGGCGCCGCCCAGTTGACCATCCAGGAGTTGGGGGCCTTCGGCCGCGAGGGCCTGGCACCCGTCGTGGTGGTGGTCAACAACGACGGATACACCGTCGAACGCGCAATCCACGGCATCACAGCCGAATACAACGACATCACCGGATGGCGCTGGACCGAACTGCCCGCGGCACTCGGCGTCCCCGATGCGCTCACCTTCCGGGTCAGCACCTACGGCGAACTGGACGACGCGCTGACGACGGCGGCGGCCACTCCCGACCGCATGGTGTTCGTCGAGGTGATGCTGGGCCGGATGGACATCCCGCCGCTGCTGACCGAGTTGGCACAGTCCGCCTCGGACGCCAATTCGAGCTGATCCGGGCGGTCCGGCTGGAAACGCCGGAATCGAGTAGGCCGCTACGCTATCCGCGGCGCTCCCACCCGGATGGAATGGCAGTTGTAATCGCTGACCTCACAGGGAGACGTCCGATGGCCACAGAAATCTTCGCGAAAATCGGTGACATCAAGGGTGAATCGGTCGATGCCAGGCATCCGGACGAGATCGACGTGGTGTCGTTCTCGTGGGGCGTCGCCAACACCGGATCCGCGGCACCGGGCGGCGGCGGGGGTGCGGGCAAGGCGACGTTTCAGGATCTGCAGATCGTCCACACCATCGACAGCGCCACACCAGCGCTGCTGCTGACCTGCGCCACCGGGCGGCATCTCGCGCAGGCGACGATCAGCCACCGCAAGGCCGGCGAGAATCAGCAGGACTATCTGACGATCAAGCTCAGCGACGTGACGATCACTGCCGTCACCCAGAACGGCGCCGAGGTCCAGCCGTATACCGAAACGGTGAGCATTCGATTCGGGAAGGTCGACCTGCTCTATCGGCGAAGGCGTCCTGACGGATCCTTCGACGAGGGCCAGCATTTCATCTTCGACGTGCGCACCAACCAGCCCGGCTGACATCGACGGCGAACACGCCGGGCGCTCAGCCCTTCTTGACCTTGAGCACCTGCTTGCGAAGGCCTTCCGTGGCGGTCTCCACGCCGCCCTTCATGGTCCGCTTCAGGATGAAGCCCGGCAGCGGCACCGACAGATCGATGGTGATGTCGAACCGGACCTTGGTCTTGTCGCCTGCGGGAGTCAGGGTGTAGCTGGCGTCCTGCGCCTTGAGCTGACCGGCGCGCACGAGTGTCCAGCTGACCTTGTTCTCGCTCCAGGTGTATTCGATCACCTGCTCGTCGGTCAGGCCGGCGGCCTTGACCGTCATCTTGACCTGCTTGGGCCGGCCGTCGTCGTAGGTCTCGAGGATCTCGGCGCGCTGGTACTGCGGGGACCAGCTGGGAGTCGCCTCGACATCGGCGACAACGTCGAGAATCTCCTGCGGGGTTGCCTCGATGACTACTTCACGGGAATCGCTGGTTGCCATGCGGTGAGATTACTCGGGGCTAGGCTCACGAATATGAGCAATGCCGTCGATCCCACTGCTCGACCCAGCGGAACCGGATGTGCGGAGTGCACCGCGGCAGGTGGCTGGTGGGTGCATCTGCGACGCTGCGCGGCGTGCGGCCACATCGGGTGCTGCGATGATTCGCTGGCGCGTCATGCGTCGGCGCATTGGCGCGAGACGGGACATCCGATCATCCGTTCGTTCGAGCCGGGCGAGGACTGGTTCTGGAACTTCGAGACCAACCAGTACTACGACGGTCCCGACCTCGCGCCGCCCCAGCATCATCCCGAAGACCAGCCGGTGCCCGGACCCAAGGGGCACGTGCCCAAGGATTGGGTCGACCAACTGAGCAACCGCTAGTCGCCCAGCACCGCCTTGGCGGCGTTATAGCCGGGGATGAACGTGATACCCGGGCCGCCGTGACAACCCGCGCTGCCCAGATAGAGCCCGTCAAGGGGAATCGGTTGACCGACGTACCCTTTGGGGCCGGGACGGTTGGGACCCATCTGCTCGGGATGGATCAGGCCATGGCAGTAGTCACCGCCCGGTGCGCCGAACATGGTTCCCATGTGTCGCGGGGTGAAGGTGGTGTGGCGGATGATCCGGCGCTCGAAATCCGGTGCCAGCCTGGCGATCTTCTCGATGACACGCCGGCCCATCTCGGCCTTCAGCTCACCGTAGCCGGTTGCCGACTCCTCGACCGGGAACCACAGCGCGAACGCCGAGGCAGCGTGTTTGCCTGCCGGGGCCAGCGTGGGATCGTGAGCCGACGGGATCTGGAAGGCGATCGCGGGATCGGCGGGCACGATTCCGTGGCGGGCATCCTGCCATTGCTGCTGGAGCTCTTCCGGCGTACTGAAAAGGCCGATGGCCGCCTGCATTTCAGGATCGTTGAGCATTTCGTAGGGAGCCTCGAAGGTGGGGGCTCCGTCGAGGGCGAAATGCATCTGTAGGTAGCTTCCGCGGTGATCGATGTGGGTGAACCGCTCACGCACCTCGGACGGCAGCGCCTCGGGATCGATCAGCTTGGTGACCGTGGTGTCCGGGGCGATCGCCGACACCACGACGGGTGCGGTGATCGTCGTACCGTCCTCCAGCCGTACTCCGGTGATCCGGCCGCCGTCGACCGATATGCGATCGACGCTGCTGCGCAGCCGCAGCTCACCGCCGGCGTCGGTGAGCATGGTGTGCAGGTGTTCGGTCAGGGCGCCGATCCCGCCGACCAGCTTCTTCATCAGCATGGCGTTCTCGTCGGGCACCGCCAGCCCATAGGCGAGAGCAGCTGCGCTGCCCGGTGTCTCGGGCCCGCGGTAGGTGGTGTTGACCGCCAGGAAGGCCAGCATGCCGCGCAATGCACCGTGCTTGTCCCGGTCCGGCAGATACCGGTCGAGGACTTCGCTGACCGATCCGAACAGCAGGTCATCGATCGCCGCGCGCTCGGATTCCGTTGTGGCGCAGGCATACATCTCGTCGAGTGTGCGGGGTGGGCGCCCCGCGTCGAATCGACCCAGCGCCCGGGTGGGCGCCAGGCTCCAGGCCATCAGGCCGGCCATCCCGGCCACCGCGTCGGCGCCGTGGACCTCAGCGAGGTGGCCGAGCATTTTCATCGGGTCGGCGTAGTAGACGACCGGCGGGTCACCGATTCCGCGCAGAGACACCGACATGACCTCCAGGTCCACTGTCGGCAAGGTGTCCAGCCCGAGTTCGGTGCTGACCACCGCCGAGGTGGGGAACTGCAGCGACCCGGCGATCTCGAACCGGTAGCCGTCGAAAAGTTCGACGGTGGAGGCCATGCCGCCGGCGTACCTCTTGGCTTCCAGGCACAGGGTGCGCATTCCCGCCCGCGCCAACAGGGCCGCAGCGGCCAGCCCGTTGTGCCCGGCGCCGATCACGATTGCGTCGTAGTCCGCCATCGATCGAGGCTGACACTGCACCCGATGTTTTGTCAATAATGACAAAACATCGGGGGCCGACTGACCGAGGCCGTCAATCCAGGCCGGTTCGCAGCGCTTCCAGCCCGGTCCGGCACATCCGCGCCAGTTCGGGCAGTGAACGCTCCCCGGCCTCGTCGCCGACCATCCACAACTCCATGGCACCGAACACCGCGGCCGCGACAGCTCTGGCCGTCACCACGATCTTCAGCCGGTCGTCCCCCTGCGGCACCTGGCCCCGGCGTACCACCAGCTGTTCGGCCACCGCGTCGGCGAAGTCGGATTCCACCTGGCGGATGTGCCGCACGATCCGGTCGGGGTCGAGTTCGACCGCGCGCATGCTGGCGATCTTGGTAACCGCGTCGACGTCGTACGGAAACGCCAGGACCGCGGACTGCACCGAATCGAGGATCGATTCGGTCGCCGGACGCTCGGCCAGCGCGGCCCGGAACCAGTGCAGACCCGCGTCGTAATCGGCGAACAACAGATCATGTTTGGACGTGAAGTGCCGGTAGAAGGTCCGCAGGGACACGCCGGCGTCCGCCGCGATCTGTTCGGCCGAGGTGTCCTCGACGCCCTGGGCGAGGAACCGGACCAGTGCGGCCTGGCGCAGCGCCTCGCGCGTGCGCTCACTGCGCGCGGTTTGTGCGGGCCTGGCCATGGCAGTGAAGTTACCGCACGGCCGAGGATCCCCGGGGCACGCGGAATGTCAATATTGACAAAACTTCGGAACGCGAGTGTGCTCACGCCATGGTGTCGCTCATCGTTCATGCAATTCTGGGCGTGGCCGTCGTCGCGCTCGTGATCCGTCTCAACCCGCACGTCTTCTCGCGCCCACCCGGGCCGGCGCTGTCCCGCGTCGAGCTGGCGTACTACCTCGTCGGGCTCGCCTCGATCCCGATCTGCTGGTACTTCAACATGCAGTTCGTCGCGCAGTACGCCCAACCGGACGGCAACCCGATCTGGGGACCGGGAAGTTGGCAGGAGTTCATCGCGCTCGGGTACACCAACCCCGCGGCCGGATCAGCCAGCGCCGACTACACGATCGCCAATGTCATTCTGCTGCCGCTGTTCACAATCATCGACGGACTGCGACGTGGCATCCGCCATCCCTGGCTGTTCTTCGTGACGAGCCTGTTCACCAGCTTCGCCTTCGCGTTCGCCTTCTACTTCGCCACGATCGAGCGCCAACGCCGTCACCAGCAGGCCGAGGTCGCGGTCAGCTGAAGCAGCGGGTTGCGTGTTACCGCGCCGCCTGAGCCTCGGCGCGGCCACGCAGCCGGGATTGGGCCCACCCCAGCACGTCGTAGTAGCGGGTGGGCGCGATGCGGGCCAGCATGTCGAATGCGTACGCGTCCGGGCCGATCAGAACCCGGGCCTTACCCGCCTCGACCCCGCGGTGAATGATCTCGGCCGCCTTGTCGGGTTGGGTCATGGTGATGGCGGCGAACTCCTCGGCCATCTGGTCGTGAGTACGGCCGCGACCTTCGGGATCCTTGCGGAACCGGGCATTGCGCACGATGTTGGTGTTGATGCCGCCGGGGTGGACATTGACCGCCGTCACCCCGGTTCCGCGCAACTCTTGGCGCAGCGAGTCAGTGAACCCGCGCACCGCGAACTTGGCTGAACAGTAGGCACTTTGGTTCGGCATCCCGACCAATCCGAACACACTGGAGGTGTTCACGACGACCCCTTCGCCCTGCTCCACCAGGGTCGGCAGGAATGCCCGGGTGCCGTTGACCACACCGTGAAAGTTGATGTCCCACAACCAGTTGTCATCCTCAGGCACAGCATCCAGCACACTGGAGGACACCGCGACACCGGCATTGTTGAAGACTGCGCCGATCGGCTGCGGAGCCCAGGCCCGGACCTCACCGGCGAAAGCACGCTGGTCTTCGGCATCGCGCACGTCCAGCACTCGGGTCAGTACCGGGCCGGACAAACCTGCCTCGGTTTCCTTCAAGCCGGTCTCGTCGACATCGGCGATGGCCACGGGGCACGAGTGCGACGACAACCGCTGCGCCAGAGCACGACCGATACCCGACGCCGCTCCGGTGATGACCACGGTGCGGCCGCTGATGGTACGGCGCCTACTCATTGCTGCTCCTTCAGTTCGGTGTCGATGACACGGGTCGAGGCTGTGTGCCGGGTGATCAGGTCCAGCAGTGCGTCCCATGCTCCGGCGGGCAGATCGTGCCCCATGCCGGCGATGGTCTCCAGCCGGGCGCCGGGGATGGCCCGCGCGGTGGCGGCACCGCCGCTGGCGTTGACCATGCGATCGCGGTCGCCGTGGATCACCAGGGTCGGCACGTCGATCTGGCCGAGTTCGACGGTGCGGTCCCCCGAGGCGAAGATCCCTGCCAGCTGCCGCGCCACCCCGGTCGGTCTGGGATCGCGATCCCAGGCGACCCCGGATTTCTCCCGGACCCAAGCCTCGTCGAACGGGTATCCGTGAGAGCCGATATGGCGGAACATCTTCACATCGGCGTCCATCGCCTCGGCACGCGACCTTGGTGGTCTCGCGGTGGCCATCCGCCACCACGTCGAAGGGGCCGGCCTGCCGATCCGCGGCGCACCCGTGTTGGACATGATCGAGGTCAGCGTCGCGACGCGGCCCGGATAGTGGGCGGTGACCGTCTGGGCGATCATGCCGCCCATCGACACCCCGACCAGGTGCGCCCGGTCATAGCCGAGCGCGTCCAGCAGCCCCACGGTGTCGCGCGCCATGTCTCCGAGGTGGTACTGGTCGGCGTGGCTGCCGCCCCGCAGGATCGCGAGCGGACCCGGCGGCGGAAACGGCATGTGCGTGGACCGCCCCACATCGCGGTTGTCGAACCGCGTGACACGGTAGCCACGGCCAGCCAGGCCCGTGACGAGTCCGTCCGGCCAGGAGTGCAACTGCTGCCCGAGGCCGGCGATCAGCACGACCGGCGGATCACCGGGATCACCAAACTGCTCGTAGCACAACCGGATTCCACGGCCGACGTCGACCACATTCTGTTTGGCCTGTCCCATATCCACCCCTAACTGGTACCCAGCGGTACCGATCACGGTACTGCGCGGTACCAGCCAGGGCAAGGGGAAGGGCCCTGGAGCGTCAGGAGGCCCGGGGTTCCAGCAGTGCGGTGCAGGCCAGCACCGCGTCCTCGGTGACCTCCCCCACCTGGTCGCCGCTCTCCACGGTGATCGCGATGAGTTCCCGCAACCCGCCGAGCAGCATGATGGTGCGACGCCGCGAGATCGACACCCCGGCCGAGCGGAACACTTCGCTTTGCGTCAGGGCCTGCACCATCGCGATGAAGTTCTCCATCGACTCACGCTGAAGCGCCCGCGCCGCGGTACCCAGCGTCGGGAGATCGCGGATCCAAGCCAGCATCAGCTCGGGGTGGGCCTCATAGGAGGCGATCCACGCCTCGACCGCTTGGCGGACCTGATCCCGCCAGGGAACACTCCGGTCGACGCCTCGGGCAACCTCGCGCACATGCTTGGTATTCACACTGGTCAGCAGTGCGACAAAGCAATCCTCGCGGCTCGCGAAGTGTTCGTAGAAGGTGCGGCGGGACGTCTTGGCCCGCCGCACGATGTCGGCGACCGTGGTGTTCTGATAGCCGTCTTCGACGATCGATTCGTTCATGGCGTCGAGCAGGCGCGACCGGAACGCGCTCTTGTCGGCCTCAACCGACGTCGTGGGACTGTTCATCTCGGGCTGTCATCGTAATGCCGATCAGCGGCGCACGGTCGGGCTGTGCCCGACGACCGATCGAGCGCCCGGGCTGGCAGCCGGGGGGCGGTTCTGCCGGAAACTCAAGCAGACGCCGAGGTTGCCTCCGACGCACGGCACCCCGTTGACCGTGGGGACCGG includes these proteins:
- a CDS encoding alpha-keto acid decarboxylase family protein; the protein is MGENLYTVGDYLLDRLAELGVTEVFGVPGDYQLEFLDHILAHPQMNWIGGANELNAGYAADGYGRLRGMAALVTTFGVGELSAANAVAGSYAEHVPVVHIVGAPSKDSQGARRIVHHTLGDGDFEHFLRMSREITCAQANLAPATATREIDRVLSEVREQKRPGYLLIATDVARFPTEPPAAPLPRYTGGTSPRALSMFTAAAAELIGDHRLTVLADFLVHRLDCVDELSALLAADTVGHATLMWGKSLVDESSPNYLGIYAGAASEDSVREAIEDAPVLVTAGVLFTDMVSGFFSQRIDPARTIDIGVNQSVVSGQVFAPLDMSAALDAITAILTERGITSPALPAVPTRTHADPPAQEAALTQEYLWDRLSEALTPGNVVLADQGTSFYGMAGHRLPSGVTFIGQPLWGSIGYTLPAALGAGLADRDRRTVLLIGDGAAQLTIQELGAFGREGLAPVVVVVNNDGYTVERAIHGITAEYNDITGWRWTELPAALGVPDALTFRVSTYGELDDALTTAAATPDRMVFVEVMLGRMDIPPLLTELAQSASDANSS
- a CDS encoding Hcp family type VI secretion system effector; amino-acid sequence: MATEIFAKIGDIKGESVDARHPDEIDVVSFSWGVANTGSAAPGGGGGAGKATFQDLQIVHTIDSATPALLLTCATGRHLAQATISHRKAGENQQDYLTIKLSDVTITAVTQNGAEVQPYTETVSIRFGKVDLLYRRRRPDGSFDEGQHFIFDVRTNQPG
- a CDS encoding SRPBCC family protein, producing MATSDSREVVIEATPQEILDVVADVEATPSWSPQYQRAEILETYDDGRPKQVKMTVKAAGLTDEQVIEYTWSENKVSWTLVRAGQLKAQDASYTLTPAGDKTKVRFDITIDLSVPLPGFILKRTMKGGVETATEGLRKQVLKVKKG
- a CDS encoding UBP-type zinc finger domain-containing protein, giving the protein MSNAVDPTARPSGTGCAECTAAGGWWVHLRRCAACGHIGCCDDSLARHASAHWRETGHPIIRSFEPGEDWFWNFETNQYYDGPDLAPPQHHPEDQPVPGPKGHVPKDWVDQLSNR
- a CDS encoding phytoene desaturase family protein, which produces MADYDAIVIGAGHNGLAAAALLARAGMRTLCLEAKRYAGGMASTVELFDGYRFEIAGSLQFPTSAVVSTELGLDTLPTVDLEVMSVSLRGIGDPPVVYYADPMKMLGHLAEVHGADAVAGMAGLMAWSLAPTRALGRFDAGRPPRTLDEMYACATTESERAAIDDLLFGSVSEVLDRYLPDRDKHGALRGMLAFLAVNTTYRGPETPGSAAALAYGLAVPDENAMLMKKLVGGIGALTEHLHTMLTDAGGELRLRSSVDRISVDGGRITGVRLEDGTTITAPVVVSAIAPDTTVTKLIDPEALPSEVRERFTHIDHRGSYLQMHFALDGAPTFEAPYEMLNDPEMQAAIGLFSTPEELQQQWQDARHGIVPADPAIAFQIPSAHDPTLAPAGKHAASAFALWFPVEESATGYGELKAEMGRRVIEKIARLAPDFERRIIRHTTFTPRHMGTMFGAPGGDYCHGLIHPEQMGPNRPGPKGYVGQPIPLDGLYLGSAGCHGGPGITFIPGYNAAKAVLGD
- a CDS encoding TetR/AcrR family transcriptional regulator; the encoded protein is MARPAQTARSERTREALRQAALVRFLAQGVEDTSAEQIAADAGVSLRTFYRHFTSKHDLLFADYDAGLHWFRAALAERPATESILDSVQSAVLAFPYDVDAVTKIASMRAVELDPDRIVRHIRQVESDFADAVAEQLVVRRGQVPQGDDRLKIVVTARAVAAAVFGAMELWMVGDEAGERSLPELARMCRTGLEALRTGLD
- a CDS encoding DUF2834 domain-containing protein produces the protein MVSLIVHAILGVAVVALVIRLNPHVFSRPPGPALSRVELAYYLVGLASIPICWYFNMQFVAQYAQPDGNPIWGPGSWQEFIALGYTNPAAGSASADYTIANVILLPLFTIIDGLRRGIRHPWLFFVTSLFTSFAFAFAFYFATIERQRRHQQAEVAVS